The Cellulomonas shaoxiangyii sequence ACAAGGGCTGCTACCGCGGGCAGGAGACGATCGCGCGCGTGCACAACCTCGGCCGCCCGCCGCGCCGGCTCGTGATGCTGCACCTGGACGGCTCCGGGCACCTCGTGCCGGAGGCCGGTGCCGAGGTCTTCCTGCCCGACCTCGACGAGCGCGGCGCCGTGACGCGCGCCGGGGACGCGTCGGAGGGCGGCACGCCCGGGCGCCCCGTCGGGCGCGTGACGTCGGTCGCGCGGCACCACGAGCTGGGGCCGATCGCGCTCGCCGTCGTGAAGCGGTCGGTGCCCGAGGACGCGGTGCTGCTGGTCGACTGCGACGGCGGCGCCGTCTCGGCCGGCCAGGAGGTCGTCGTCCCGGGCGAGGGCGTGTCGGCCGACCGCCCGGCCGCGCGCGGTCCGCTCACCCGCGGGCTCGGCCACCACCCGATGCTCGGCGGCTGAGCCGTGGGCGCGGCCGCGTCGTCGCTGCGGGGGTCCGCCGCGGTGCGCGTGCTCGTCGCGTCGCGCGTGCGGGCCGGGCGGGCGCGGGTCCGGGCGTCGTGGGCGTTCGTGCTGCAGGCGTCTGTCGCGGCGGGCGTCGCCTACGCGATCGGCCGGTACGTCTTCGGGCACGAGCTGCCGTTCTTCGCGCCCGTCAGCGCGTGGATCGCGCTGGGCTTCTCGCGGGACCGGTCCGTGCGGCGGGTCGCCGAGCTCGCCGCGGGCGTCGCGATCGGCGTCGCCGCGGGGGACCTGGTCGTGCACGTGATCGGCTCCGGGGCCTGGCAGATGGCGCTCGTCCTGTTCCTGTCGGCGCTGCTCGGGCGGTTCCTCGACGCGGGCCCGATGCTGACCACGCAGGCGGGCGTGCAGGCGATCGTCATCGTCGGGCTGCCGTCGATCCCCGGCGCCGGGCCGTTCAGCCGGTGGGTCGACGCACTCATCGGCGGCGGCGTCGCGCTCGCGGTCGCGCTCCTGACGCCCACGGACCCGCGGCGCCACCCGCGCCGCCTCGCGCGCGCCGCGGCGGAGGAGCTCGCGGGGGTGCTGCAGGGCGTGTCCCGGGGGCTGGCGCGCCGGTCGGGCGACGACATCGGCGCGGCGCTGCTGACCGGACGCGCCTCGCAGCCCGCGCTCGACGAGTGGCGGTCCGCGGCGTCGTCGGCCGCGGAGCTGGCCCGGCTCGCGCCCGCCCACCGCCGCCACCGGCCCGAGCTCGAGCGGATGGTCCTCACCGCCGTGCTCCTCGACCGGGCCATGCGCAACGCGCGCGTCCTGGCCAGGCGCGCCCGCCGGACCGTCGCCGACGGCCACGACGCGCCGGCGCTGGCCGACGCCCTCGCCTCGACGGCCGGCGCGGTCGAGGAGCTCGCCGACGCGCTCGGCACCGGTGCGCCGCCGCGGGCCGCCCGCGAGCGGCTGCTCACGGTGGCCGCGTCGCTCGACCCGCACGCGCTCGCGCCCGGGGACTGGCAGG is a genomic window containing:
- a CDS encoding FUSC family protein; the protein is MGAAASSLRGSAAVRVLVASRVRAGRARVRASWAFVLQASVAAGVAYAIGRYVFGHELPFFAPVSAWIALGFSRDRSVRRVAELAAGVAIGVAAGDLVVHVIGSGAWQMALVLFLSALLGRFLDAGPMLTTQAGVQAIVIVGLPSIPGAGPFSRWVDALIGGGVALAVALLTPTDPRRHPRRLARAAAEELAGVLQGVSRGLARRSGDDIGAALLTGRASQPALDEWRSAASSAAELARLAPAHRRHRPELERMVLTAVLLDRAMRNARVLARRARRTVADGHDAPALADALASTAGAVEELADALGTGAPPRAARERLLTVAASLDPHALAPGDWQVQSLVLLLRSLVVDLLEAADVPPAEARDALPEL